TCGTTCTGAAACAGaattgatattatttttttaaaggccgctttaaaatacccaaaatagtctaaatttcagaaacactgccaaagaaaaacggaaaaaatcgataaataatgaaaaatccaacttttaaaaaagcgATTATCTCAGCTATGGTAATTTTGAAGCGAATTTAAGgaaatttagccaaaattgagaacatcgcattttaaaagttgaatccTTCCCTTTTtggtaaagttttttttcgaaagagAAAAGTCTTTTCGccaaaacacgaaaaaaaactgaagacttaaaattttgtaatatgtattggaacgtttttttgtaaaatttaaatatcttgattaaaatttaaaatttttataacgtcttttttttttgaaaaaattaaaatttagtttttcagtATATCagtatttttgcttttttcgctcactttttttttgaaaaataaatgttttttagtcgggagaaggaaaaaaacaagttttttttttggaaaaattcgatgttttgttttttgatccaaaattcaaacaaaatttttgagacggccctgatgacgtcacattttaaaataatttcgcCGCAATTTCAGTAGATCTACTAGATACCGTATTCACCTTATTATCCATAACAGTGACTAATGTGTTATTTTTGCTAGCACGAATATAAACCAATGGCAGCTCGTGATACGCAACTCCATCAAATTGTTGTTTCAATGTCTCAGCAGTCGGAAGGCGAGCGTCTATAGATGAAGTATTGACTGCAGTCTGAATTCCAGCTCCTGTTGTTCCTTCCATTGTTTCTACTTGTCCTGTTCCAATTCTAGTTCCTTGTCTATGTGCATCACGAATACTATCTGCTGCTCGAATTGAAGCATGGATTGCTCTGTTTTGTTGAATTTCCATCGATTGGCTTGCAGTCTGTAGGCACATACGACCCAAGTCACTTACAAGACGGCGGAGAgacatctgaaattaaattaaatgcTTCTATCAACAGAAAGTAGatagtaaataaaaaatatataaactagGCTTGGAAACCTATTAGAATAGTAAGATACGGGGAATAAAAAccattcaaattaattttataaaagttagATGAGATCGCCTCGTAAGTCTAAACAAGtaaaagaaaatcaatttcaaatcaaaattacaaatttagtGGTAAATTTAGCTCCAAATTCCAGTATTGAATGACATATGTTCACTGTTTGCAATCATAAGATCTTCGTCATCGCTAAGTTCGTCTTCGATTGGCTGTAGGGTGATATCTCCATTTCCACGTGACAGATAATCTTGTTCTGCTCTTTCCAAACCTTTTCCAGGCCTATATTGATATTTGCTCCGAGTAGGGAAAACTGTAGACGACGAGCTTGATGGCATTCCTGGATCCTTCTCCATTACCGAGTGATGAAGAGTTTGAAAGCGGATGAGAAGAGATTTCATATTGGCTGGCGAAATCTGGTCGGCGCGtttcttcaaacaaaaaaaattaaatttttacattcCAATACGTTCAGTTTTCACGATTTAAAACAAGACATAACACATATTATTCTTACAAttaatttaatgtttcaatttttttcaatatgtgATAAAAGTGTAGCGATTTTGACCCAATAAATCCAAAACAGTGTTcagaaatggatttttttttttggttttttcggataaaaactatttttcaaatgttataATATTCAGTTGGGAGAAAAAcgaatcgaaattttttttgagatattcgagtttttctccaaattccaaacaaattttttttgacaatccTGTGCAATAtcactttttatttcagaggattcatccaaaattgaaaaaccgcATGTTTAATAACtggttttttattctttatcattttttcccattacgctagttttttaaatactcttaaaaaaaaaaaatttcaaagctaaacaaaaaataatacttaCCAAAACCGTATGTTTGAACGCCTCAACTTCTTCAAGCAATAGATTCAAATTATCAACTTTGTGCGTATCAAGAAATCGATCAACAGCTGAAAAGTGTGTATTTTAAATaccaaaataaattcaatataTGAACACTAACCATTAGAAGGTCCTGATTGATCAGAGTCTTCAAGTTGATGCCTGGTTGACAGATGATGATGGTCATTTTGAAGATGTCTGTGATGGTGAAGCTGAAGACTGTCATCGATTTCGTCATCTACATCTCCATCAACAATCACAACTTCCTCATGTCCAGGCGATTCGATTAAAATTCGTTCATCTGtacttgttttttgttcattggCAATTTGATCATTAGAACTTCTAGGAGCCACGATTACTTCATTTCCCACTCGAACTTCTTCACCTCCGTGttcactgaaattaaaaaaatagacaaataTATCATTGTTTTAATCTTACAGAATTTCATTTCCCTTTCGTATTGCTTCCTGATGTCGTTCATACGTCTGCGTTTCGAcaacttcaatttcttcttcttcaaccATCTGAGCATCTTGTACAAATCGTTCATCTTCATATTCCATTTCAATCTGGATAAATCTCGGATCATCCATATCTTCATGTTGCTCGTAACCACTACTAGATTGTGAAACATCTCCTAATGGAAAAGCCATTAAATGATCACGTCGGTTTTTGCCCACAAATACTCTTGGTCTCGGCCAGTGTTCTTGTATTGCAATTTCAGTTGTTGTCGGTTTTCTTGGTTCTGTGAATCGATGTGGAGATCTCATTGAAACTGGTGGCCATTCGATTCCTACTTTGTCGATAAGTTCCTCTTCCCAAACTTCGATTGATTTTGGAATTCCTTCTCTGCTCCATTTTTTAGTGCACGAAACTAATAGAGTCTTCAACTCATCGGTATCTACAAAGCAAACTCGCTGAGCATAAATGTTGTCTGCAGAGATGCTGAGGAAATGATGCCgtaaaaatccaataatttcCATAGGAGAACTCTGTTCCATTTGCTTCTGAGCAATTATATACTTAATGACATTGGGGAGCCGCATCCGTGCGTCGTGAGCGTAATGATCACCACAAAATTCCGCAGACacatgtctgaaaataaagataaatttgtttatttttcaattttatttcaaagcagaggccccacgaaaaggggagcagaacgaaaagaggatctgcaaaaaggggatctgcgaaaaggggagcaacgaaaaggggacctggcactgtgccaaacgcacaaaacacttttttattctcattcaACGCACGACTTTGTTATAACCACACTCCGTTGTGACGCATCGCGCGTTGTTTAgcgtaaaatacaaaaataatgcGTGCGTTGAATGAGAATAAAaagcgttttgtgcgtttggcacagtgccagctcccctttccgcagatcccctttttgcagatccccttttcgttctgctccccttttcgtggggcctctCAAAGCATACCCATCATTATGTTCTGTTGCATGAATAAAAGCAGTACACGTGAATCCTAATCGAAATGGTCCTGTACGATCATTGGCTGTATTCTTATCACTACTCACATTGCCACTTCGATTGcatgccaaaaaaattccttttccACGCCCACGTCGTTTTGATCCCGATTTGTGTCGAAAATGAGCACCACCTTCCGACTCTAACCAGAATCTGAaccgctgaaaaattaataattatcaaatgtcaaattttagaTCTCCTACTTCAAATGTAGCACGGTCCGGGAATTCCATTGAATGAACATCCGGAAGAACGTCGTGCTCAATACGCAAATGACTGTGGAACTCAGGTCTCGTGATAAATTCGGAACTACACAATCCGCAACAATAAAATCTCTTTTTGAGTTGAGGATGCGAAACCATATTATCGCTTTGATTACGTCCACATCCATTATTCTTGTGATAATCGATCGTTCGAGAGGCAATCAATTTGTTGCATCCATAGGGGCATATATAACGTGGTTGTTGAGGCTAAAATAGTTCATATTAATTTGCTAAACACATTGCTGAAAACAGACATACTTTTAATTCCATGTAAGCTTCCACATGCATGTCATCTTCAAGATGATGATCATCGATATCATCAgtcattctgaaattataaatatcAACAATACATaactaaatatttcaaaaaatgaaatataattAGGACGTTTTATAGAGAAAAATAAGAACATGAAAGCACAGCgttaatcattttttatttgaatgaaaaacagtCGAAGGACAATCGGTGTCAAGAGTAGTTGCTGACGCAGAAGTGGTCACGAGAAATGCGCaaaggaaaatcgataaatttcgtCTGCGCGTTTCAACGTATGCAATTGTTTAGAACAGAATCATcgcattaattttttacattttatattaaaataaaaccttTACCTAAAACCTTTGTAAAACCtttgttttattaattatttgcATGTTATTATATAAATTTCGTTCCACAACACAATCTACTGTCGCTGAAATTGTTCTCTTGATAGTTAggtgataatttattttctcttttttcttttttactcATTATCTTTTCTGGTCTAACTCTTAATACATTGCCATGCtccacaacttttttgtttcaggaaaaaatcgaatttaggACTTCGTTTTTCTCACGACCATGGCTTTCAGACAAGGCTATGGAGTGTCTTCGTACCCTCGTGAGTTTATTGCCTCGAGGCACTTTCTCAGTTAATCTTAAGAAAGTTTTTGTAGAagagtttatttttcagactatccacaacaacaacagcaaaTTGTTTTCGGACAGATGAGAATGCCGGGCCAGCACGTAAGCTAgttttttcatgtaaaaaataattttttgttttattttcagacgcCCGCGCAGCAATCAAGCCAACAAAAACCAGATTCGTCGCCAGTTTTTGTTGGAAACATATCCGATAAATGCAGCGATGAGTTCATCCGGAAAATATTAAACGTAATTATTACATTAGTTtatggaataaaaattaataaatttttacaggAATGCGGTAATGTTGCGAGTTGGAAACGCATTAAAGGAAGTAACGGCAAATTGCAAGGTTTCGGATTCTGCCATTTCACAGATCTCGAAGGAACTCTACGAGCGCTGCGCATTCTTCACGAATTTCATTTGGGGGACAAAAAACTAACTGTAAAGGTTTGTTGAATAATGTTGTTTTCTAATCCCAACGCCAAAAGCTCTATGATTACAGCCTGACGAAAAAGTGCGTGATGATCTACGCAAAAATGCTATTGAAAATAGGAAGAGACAAGGTAAGAAATGGGTTTTTGACagttgaaatgtttcattCTAATCGATAAATCTCTTGTTTGAAGCATTATTTGCATCATTGGTTAGGTAACACCTTGTCTTTTGCATGTTTCCACGTTTTATGTTTACCGTATCACATGCTTGTAATAACCAAAGCTAGCATTTTTCACTgttatgattttcaaaaattgtttgtatgtttttttcttttgtctcACTTCTCATAGTTGGAGAAAATAGCAAATAATTGTGAGCTCGATCTAATATGCCCAGTAGAAAACCAATATATCTGGATTTACCTatagtttctaaatttcaggcaaaaaagAACTGAAGTTAAAGCATGACGAGCTACCTGCAGACGaagatgatttgaaaaaagacgAAGAAATTCGATTGAAAATACTTCATTGGATGGAAACTGATCACAAGGAACTATTTTCAATCACTGAAGGTATAActttactttttaaaggtggagtagagaaaaatgaaccgtaatgaccaaatataactgcttttaaaaacttttaaaacaattcgTAACAGTTTTTCTGTTTCCAGATGGAGAACTCTCTGACGAGACCAAGAAAGTCAAGGGACATGATAGTAAAATCGAAAAGCAAACCGTGCCAAGTTCGTcttcaaatccaaaaaaggTGAGTAATAGCTTCTGACGTGTATCCAACGACATGAGCCTTTCCATGGCTCTCCGCTGATATGAGAGGTGACTAATAGTTACAACCACttttaacataaaattttaattttatgatCATTTTGACTATTCTATATAGGAACATGTATAACCAGCCAAGAATCGGAACACGATACGTAAGTTTTGACCccattttcttatattttttaatatatatattAAAACCTAAAAAGTCAATTATATGTAAAATGAGCAAATACACGAACCAcatcaatataaaaattaatgatcacgttaaatatgaaaaatgagtaaatgcAAGAGTCCTATGTTCTAACCAACGCACAATATTCACAAAACTACGAAATTGAATATCGagtaaaaatttatgtttctaAATCTCACATTTCACCTTTGAAATGCATGTGTGAGTGTGCCAATTAACATGTTTCAGATTAAGCTTTTGCATGCTTTTCCCTTCTTTCTCTCTGCCAACCTCTTCTATTTCACACTCATGTCTTTTCTGTCTCACAGTCTATATTTTTTACGTTCCTCAAATATATTATCGCATTCCTCAGTTGTGTATCTCGGTCCTTTACTAATCATTGTTGGTGTGCAAAATATCAAGTAAAACTACATATTTTCTCCAGCAGGTACCAAAATGTTCCAGATTTTCTACAGCTCCTCCACTCATCAATGATTTTTGGTGGTATGTTGTTGAGTGAATATACGTATGCTTTCGATGTGTGTATGTAACCCCCCGTCTCCCCCACCATTTTTGTTCGAGAAGCCATATAAATTGCTCTGTCGTGCCTCTCATTGGGGAATTGCACCCTTCTTCTATTCCCATTCTTTTGTCCCCAGTATTCGTTTTATTAGTATCATCCTAAAATTACTTCCACTTTTGTAGGGAATATGTCAGAGACGAGCACTCCTTCATCTGCGGTAAGACAAGTTTTGCTCTCTATGttgaaaataatcattttacTTTCTTGTCGGCTTCCTGTTTTTATTTCTAgcgtttctcaaattttgactgaaactagaaattatttgacgttgtgtgtgtgtgtaatCCCGCACTAATCAACTGCTTCGATTATAGATTATAGAGAATCGTTTTTATCTAACTTTTTTAGCGTTTTCACTCTCAGATTGCAATACATTCACGCATACAACTTATTCTTGGGCTATACTCACTTTGTTCGTGTCTCCTTGTATTGTATTCCAAAATcgaatttgcagaaaaaactgAACTACTGGATTTCCATTagtttttgcccaaatttgaGTCGTAAGTCATCATCCCCTCCAGCTCCCTGTTTTTGTTCCGTTTAATTTAAAGACTTGCATGCTTTCTCAGTCAcctttttatttggaaaatgttggtaaccctgtttgaaaaaaagttgggttTTTAATAACTCATGGTGAtggtttcgaaaaattgaagtggCCTAATATTAAAAGTGAGTACTACTATGTGTATGTCTATGTGTTACATCAAATTCACGAGAAATATATATTCATattctttttctctcactcTCTTGCTCTCTTGTCCTCTCGcctatcaaagttttttttgaaaaactcgataagaaaattgcaaaataaaatacatGTAGACCAAGTGATCTCAAATatagattttaaattaattttcaataattgtaTTTCAGGATGAACACAAACGAAATCGCAATCGACGCAGCCGCAGTCGCACAAGGAGCCGAGAAAGAACTTCACGACGATCGAGAAGCAAAGAATCGCCCAGAAGCAAGTAAgtgttttaatttaatttaatttttattttcaaccaCTGGAGTACCGCTGGAATAGTCAAAGGGTGTTggttcttcaatttttcacacaaattaaaaaacgaaaatattcCGAATTTTTCGGTATTCcgatacttcaaaaatttcgatttttcgatagttagcttataaaattttagtaatttttttctttgtaaaataaatttatatgcTTTTTTTCGTcaacataaaaataataaaaaaatattctttaaaaaaatgtttcaatttctactcaataattttcaggcgaTCACGTCGAAGCCGCTCCAGCTCAAATTCATCCTCAGAATCGGACTCATCTTCATCTCGTAGTTCATCATATTCTTCTCGATCCAGGTCACGCACTCCTCAACGTAGCAGAACATCTAAACGACGCCGAAGTAATAGTCATGCTTCAGAAGACAGCGATGATGCAAGGGAGAAACGTGCTTTCAAACAAATGATGCTTGATAAGAAGCAAGCATATCTGGCTCGTCTGAAACGATGGGAATCAAGAGAACGACAAATGTCGAAAAGGTATGAACGAGAGGAACGGAAAGAGAAGGATCGCAAAAAGACACTACAAAAGGAAGGCAAACGATTAAAACTATTCCTCGAGGACTATGATGATGAGAAAGATGATCCAAAATACTACACTTCTTCTCAATTCTTCCAAAGAAAAAGAGACTATGAACGTGAAAGGGAAGCTGATCAAAAAGATCGAATGCAAGAACAGCAAGAGATTGAAGAACTCAAAAGACAAATTATGGAAGAAGCTGCAAATGATGAGAGTATTAACATTGAAGAGGAGGCAAGGAAACGACACAAACTAAAGGTTTGCATTTTTAATTCGTACGCGGCAAGACAAAAATCTTTCGTTTCGAAgcttcaaagaaaaatgactTGAAGTTTCTAAATAGGTCCATAGAACATCGATCTAATCAAAACCTACCGTATAACTAAAGAAGTTTATACACCATTCAAAATTGTTCCTAACTGAAGTTCTCTTCTTTCTTAATTCTGCCataattttgagtattttttacAGTATGCCTTCCTTCCACGGGTGATATTTCTCTGGGCTTAATAGAATTGCGCTTTACTTATTTTACTACGCTTAGTAGTGATTGGCACAACTATATACATTCAGTAAACCCTATCAAAAGTTTCAGGAAGAAGAAGCAATGCGAAAAATGCGAGCTGATAGTGGAAGTCCAAATCCTCATCAACCACTTGGTCAATCGGCAAACGGAGAAAAGTCTTCGAGTGAAGAAGAGAGTGATAGCGAAAAGACCGATGTCAAAAAGGAAATTAAGGATGAAATTAAAGAAGAACCAATTGATGTAGATATTTCCGAGCATGTAGATCCTAACACTGGTTCGTCTGGTACAAATGGAAATTTCGGATGGAAAGCGATTGGAGATGACTCTTCTctcaatacaaaaataaaccGCCCTATAGCTAACGGAAATCAAAATCAGCcgcaaattaaaaaagaagcaTCTCCTATTCCAATTGCTCAACGCCTCAGTGGTGTGTTTGGAAATGATGACGATGAAGACGATGTGCATAGCAAAAAGAAGTTGAAACCATTCGAGATCACTAGAGAAGAGCGTATGCAAGTCATGTCAgctgaagaaaaaagagagctGACGAAGCAGATAATCAAAACTATTCCTGCTACAAAAGGCAAGTTATTTCGAAGAAAACGTTCATAAACTTTGAGTTTTTATGGTAAAATCAAAGAtatgtttattgaaaaaaaaaacatttaaaacttgatttttttcagatgaactTTTTGTTCATAGAATCGAATGGGATCAGCTAGATGGGAAATGGATGAATGATCGAATTCGTCCGTGGGTGGCTAAAAAAGTCACTCAATTCCTTGGCGAAGAAGACAAATCGTTCTGTGATTTCATCTGTGATCAAATTGAGAAACAAGCGACACCCCAAGAAATACTCAAAGACGTCGCCGTCGTGAGATGATCAATTATTAAGTAAAAATCTAATATATGGAATTCAGATCATTGACGAGGATGCTGAGCAATTTGTGATCAAAATGTGGCGACTTTTAATTTATGAGGGACAAGCCCGTCGTCTCGGAATTACATAACTACTTTCAATATTGGAAATACATTATGCAATCTTTTTACCACTCATCCCCGCCTCTGTATTGAGTTGTTCTTTACTTCAAAGACTCGTTTTACTGTCTAtttctctctccctctctggAATTCATTCCAGTGAGCAGCTGACTTAATAATCGCTAttataatattaaattaaatatagTTTTCTGTGCTATACTTCAAACtgatatttttatgaaatgtGGCATCTACCTCTTGATGATTTCTAATTTAGCTCATCCGTCTCAATTTTCATCATAAATTCCAGCGCAATGAGCTTAAGATGGGCAATATCGCTGGAAGAAACGATAACTTCATCTACATTCCAAAATATGTTTAGACGGGCTATTTTGTGTGCATCGGAAAGTGATGTGGAGCAGCAGAGACGGTTTCGATATAAAGAAGATGCATTGGCATGTCTGATAGGAAGATTAATTCCAAGGTTCTAACAAAATGTTATTCGAGTTTGAATAATTGGAAGACATTCAGAAAAGCTGCCACTATATCAATATCTCGTCAGTGGTCAGATCTAGAGTTTAGTCggaatgaaaatggaaaaccatctcttattcaaaataaatcagACTATTCTCGTCAAAACTTCGAATACAACGTATCGCATCATGGTGATCTAGTTGTATTAGCTACCGGAGATACTAGAATAGGTTTGTActaatgttttgaattttgatcttATAAAGGCAAAATTATTTAAGGTGTCGATGTGATGAGAGTTAATGAAGCTCGGCGTGAGACTGCTAGTGAACAAATGAATACGTTGAAGCGACATTTCagtgaaaatgaaatagaAATGGTTAAAGGGGGAGATAAATGTGAACTTAAAAGGTATCGTTTCAAACTACAATTCTTAATTTTCTGTATTGTGTATATAAAAGTTCACGGATTCAATCAGATGGATCTCAGTTTATGGCAGAgcttttccgattttcacgacaaaaaactcaacaaaATTCATAATGACGTTATAACAATATCCTGAATAACGTCAAAGCGGGCACCGAACATATcagtggcgagacccatccggATAAAttcgtgcgcctttaaatacgaatttcagaaaattgaaaactgacaatATTGAAATCATcagtaaaatttaataaatcatCCTAATTTCTAGATGGCACGCATTCTACAGAATTTGGTGTCTGAAAGAATCAATTCTAAAAGCTACGGGAGTTGGACTTCCAGATGGACTGCACAATCATACTTTCCAAGTAGATTCCAGTTATGATCACGCGTCAGGTTAACTTTTCGAAAGAATCTATCGTTTTATGTATCCTTTTCAGGTCACTCAACAGTTTCAACCCAATATTATCATCGTTTGATTCCACAACCACAATGGATTTTTGAAGAGTCATTTATTGGAGAGAATCATTGTGTCGCTGTTGCTTCAGAAGTATCTCCGTCTACTACTTCCTGTGCTATACCATTTCAAATGATGTCTCTCGAAGAAATTCTCCAAGACGcagattttataaatattacaGCTGATGTAGATGAAGAACTTGATGTATTTAtgggaaaatcaaataaacCATTTTGAgatcgtcaaaaaaaaagaaaaacaaacagaTGAAGACAGCACACCAGGAAACGGAATCAAGTTGTTAAATGAAATGAGCAAGAGCAATTTCTAATTGAGATTTTAGTAGAAAATGTGATAAAAACATAATATCAAAAGAAGaatgtgcaatttttgtattttattttccggGTCGAAGACCATCACCACGCCCGATTGCGATGTTTCGTTTCATGTACGGAAGAAATTGACGAGCTGCGTTTTTCTCCTGAAATAagaattcattttgaaactagCCTAAACGAGGAAGCTTTTTGTATCTCAAGAATAAATGTAGAAGATAGtaaaatttatagtttctGGTGAGGAGGtatttacaaaaacaaaaagttcttAACCTAGAGTAACTTATTGGTTTAAACCACCATTGAGGTCACGCAATTTTAGTAAGggtaaatattatttttcaagttttcaggaaGATTTATTACTCTGatagaaatctttttttgaagattagaTTATTTCGATTGTCGTGAATCGAATCTCTACATGATTTCCAGCAAGTTATCATTATTAACAAAATCAGTTATAGGCCAACTCGACCTTTTCTGAATCTAGGAACacatcttaaattttttgggcTTAACTTGTTACCAAATACCGAGATACCTTCCTTATCTTTCATTGACGGATCTTCAGGTAGTATGAATGTGAATTTGGCATTTAAATGCCCAAACCAGAACTAGTCTAAtattaaaaagtactgtaaatAATTATGTTGTCTGAATTCCCTCTAAAAGAAGAAGCCACACCCACTTtcgaaccaatcagcgtcCTCGTATTCTGCACACTCTGTCTAATTGGTTGGCAGAGTAAATCACTGATTGGTCTGccagttattattttttaaagaatttaaaCAGAGAGATTAACGTTAATTGAAATCAATAGCT
This is a stretch of genomic DNA from Caenorhabditis elegans chromosome V. It encodes these proteins:
- the T28H10.1 gene encoding L-aminoadipate-semialdehyde dehydrogenase-phosphopantetheinyl transferase (Confirmed by transcript evidence), yielding MSLRWAISLEETITSSTFQNMFRRAILCASESDVEQQRRFRYKEDALACLIGRLIPRKAATISISRQWSDLEFSRNENGKPSLIQNKSDYSRQNFEYNVSHHGDLVVLATGDTRIGVDVMRVNEARRETASEQMNTLKRHFSENEIEMVKGGDKCELKRWHAFYRIWCLKESILKATGVGLPDGLHNHTFQVDSSYDHASLNSFNPILSSFDSTTTMDF
- the T28H10.1 gene encoding L-aminoadipate-semialdehyde dehydrogenase-phosphopantetheinyl transferase (Confirmed by transcript evidence); translated protein: MSLRWAISLEETITSSTFQNMFRRAILCASESDVEQQRRFRYKEDALACLIGRLIPRKAATISISRQWSDLEFSRNENGKPSLIQNKSDYSRQNFEYNVSHHGDLVVLATGDTRIGVDVMRVNEARRETASEQMNTLKRHFSENEIEMVKGGDKCELKRWHAFYRIWCLKESILKATGVGLPDGLHNHTFQVDSSYDHASGHSTVSTQYYHRLIPQPQWIFEESFIGENHCVAVASEVSPSTTSCAIPFQMMSLEEILQDADFINITADVDEELDVFMGKSNKPF